TGGCTCGCCTGCGGATCGGCTCACGCCGAGAAGCGGGTCGCACTCGTCATCGGCAATTCGGCCTACAAGAGCGTGCCGCGGCTCGCCAATCCCGTGAGCGATGCCGGCCTGATCGGCGGCGTGTTCAGAAGGGCAGGCTTCGATACGGTCGATGTCAAACAGGATTTGAGCGGCGCGGAGATGCGCAAGGCGCTGCGCGAGTTCGGGACCCGGACGCGCGATGCCGACGTTGCGGTCGTCTACTATGCCGGTCATGGCATGGAGGTCGATGGCAACAACTACCTCATTCCGACCGACGCCGCCCTCGAGACCGATACCGACGTTTACGACGAAGCGTTCCCGCTCGATCGCGTGCTGGTCGCCATCGAGCCGGCGAAACAGCTTCGGCTGGTCATCCTGGACGCCTGCCGCGACAATCCCTTCGCCAAGACCATGAAGCGGACGGTGGCCTCGCGCGCGATCGGCCGGGGTCTTGCCAAGATCGAGCCGACCAGCCCGAACACGATGATCGCCTTCGCCGCGAAGGCCGGCTCGACCGCCTCCGATGGCGATTCCAAAAACAGTCCGTTTGCGACGGCGCTGGCCGATCATCTGCCGAAGCCCGGCCTCGATCTGCGCAAGGCGTTCGGTTTCGTTCGCGATGACGTCTTGAAGGCGACCGGCAACAAGCAGGAGCCGTTCGTCTATGGTTCGCTGGGCGGCGATGACGTGGCGCTGGTCCCGGCAAAGCCCGTCGCGGCCGGCCCGCAGGCCAATCCGCAGGACAGCGTGCGCCGCGACTACGAGCTTGCGCTGCAGGCCGGCCTGCGTGAGGCCTGGGAGGCGTTTCTGCAAGCCTATCCCGACGGCTTCTATGCCAATCTGGCCCGCGTGCAGCTCAAGAAGATTGCGGCCGAGGAGGAGCGCGCTGCGGCGACCGAGAAGGCGCGTCTGGCCGAACAGGAGAAGACAAGGCTGGCCAGCGAGCGCGCCCAAAAGGCGGAGCTGGAAAGGGCCGCTGCCGCAGCGAAGGCTGCAGAGGACGCCCGGATCGCCGCCGAGAAGGCCAAGCAAATCGAGCAGGCCAAGGCGGAGGCGGCCGAGCAGCAACGCAAGGCGGCCGAAGCTGCCGCCGCGAAGGCGCTCGCGGAGAAGCAGGCGGCTGAGAAGGCCAAAGCCGAGCTTGCCGCCAGGCAGGTCGCGGAGAAGGCGTCGGCCGAGCAGACCGCAAAGCAGACGGCCGATCGGCAGATGCCGGAGGGCGAGAGCCAGAAAGTGGCGGCTCTTTCGCCTGCGCCGACGTCCAATTTATCTGCGGCTGATCTCGCGAAATCCGTGCAGAGCGAATTGCGCCGCGTCGGCTGCCTTTCCGCCGCCGCCGACGGCGACTGGAGCGCCGCATCGCAGCGCTCGCTGACGCTGTTCAACAAATATGCCGGCACCAAGTTCGACGTGAAGCTTGCCAGCATCGACGCGCTGGACGCGCTGAAAGCGAAGCCGGGACGGGTCTGTCCGCTCGTGTGCAATTTCGGCTTCAAGGCGGACGGCGATCAGTGCGTCAAGATCACCTGCCGCGCCGGCTATCGCGTCGGTGACGACAACGAGTGCGAGAAGATTCAGGAGAAGAAGCCAGTCGCGACGCGCGAGGATTCGAGGAGGCGGGATAACGAGCGAAAGCAGAGCGATGCGGCACCGCCGCCGCCCCAAGCGAGCGGGCAGATGGTCTGTAACAATGCGGGCTGTCGCCCGGTCGGACGCGGATGCCGGCTCGTTCAGCATACCGGTGCGATCGGTGCCGGAACCGGCTACGGGACATCAACGGTCGGGACCAAGGAAGTCTGCAATTGAAAGCGTATCGGCTCATTGCTTTCTTGATTTTTGCGACTTGGCTTGTTTGCACGCCCGCGCAGGCCGAGAAGCGCGTCGCGCTCGTCATCGGCAACTCCGCTTACAAGAGCGCGCCTCGGCTCGCGAATCCCGCCAACGATGCCGCCCTGGTCGGCGAGATGTTCAGGAAGGCAGGCTTCGATACGGTCGACGTCAAGGTCGACCTCAATGCCGCCGACATGCGGCGGATGCTGCGTGAGTTTGCCGGTAAGGTCCGCGACGCCGACATGGCGGTGATCTACTACGCCGGTCACGGCATCGAGCTCGACGGCAACAACTATCTGATCCCAACCGACGCCATGCTGGAGACTGACGGCGACGTCCTCGACGAGACGGTCGCGCTCGATCGCGCGCTGTTCGCGGTCGAGCCGGCGAAGCGGCTGCGCCTCGTCATTCTCGATGCGTGCCGCGACAACCCCTTTGCCAAGACCATGAAGCGGACAGTCGCCTCGCGTGCGATCGGCCGCGGCCTTGCCAAGATCGAGCCGACCAGCCCGAACACGATGATCGCGTTTGCGGCCAAGGCCGGCTCGACCGCCTCCGACGGCGATTCCAGGAACAGTCCGTTTGCCTCAGCCCTGGTCGAGCGTCTCCCCACACCCGGTCTCGACCTGCGCAAGGCGTTCGGTTTCGTCCGCGACGATGTCTTGAAGAACACCAGCTACAAGCAGGAGCCCTATGTCTACGGCTCGCTCGGCGGCGACGATGTACCGCTCGTCCCTGCCAAGCCGGTCGTCGCCGGGCCGCAGGCAAACCCAGACAGCGAAATCCGGCGTGACTATGAACTGGCGCTCCAGCTTGGCACGCGCGATGTGTGGACGGCCTTTCTCAATCGCTACCCGAGCGGGTTCTACACCGACCTGGCAAAGGCCCAGCTAAGTCGGATTGCTGCCGAGGATGCGCGTGCTGCGGCCGCAGAGAAGGCCCGGCAAGCCGAGGAAGAGAAGGCCCGACTCGCCGCCGACCGAGCCAAGAAGGCCGAACAGGAAAAGGCGGCGGCCGCCGCCAAGGCGGCCGAGGACGCCCGGCTTGCCGCCGAGAAGGCCAAGCAAGTCGAGGAAGCCAAGGCGGCCGCAGCCGAGCAGCGCAGGAAGGACGCCGAGGCGGCAGCGGCGAAGGTGCTCGCCGACAAGCTAGCCGCCGAGAAGGCGCTCGCCGATAAGCTCGCGAGCGACAAGGCCGCCGCCGAGCTGGCTGCGAAGCAGGCCGCCGAGAAACAAGCCTCTGCCAATGCGGAGCAGAAGGTCGCGGCCGTAGCGCCCTCTTCGACCCCGCCAGCGATGTCGCCGCAGGAAATGACGAAGCTGGTGCAGTCAGAACTCCGCCGCGTCGGTTGTCTGACAGCCTCGGCAGATGGCAACTGGAACGCTTCGTCACAACGTTCGCTAACACTGTTCAACAAGTATGCCGGCACAAAATTCGACGCGAAGCTCGCGAGCATCGACGCGCTGGATGCGCTGAAGGCAAAGCCGGGGCGCGTCTGCCCGCTGGTCTGCGATCACGGCTTCAGGGCCGACGGCGATCAATGCGCCAAGATCACCTGCCGTGCCGGCTATCGCGTCAACGACGACAACGAGTGCGAGAAGGTGCAGGACAAGAAGCCGCCTGTCGCGACGCGTGACGATAACAGCAGGCGTGACACCGAGCGCAAGCAAATGGAGTCCGCGCCACCGAAGCGGGAGGCAAAGCCATCGGGGCAAATCTACTGCAATAGTGCCGGTTGCCGCCCGGTTCGATCCGGCTGTCGCCTTGAGACTTACAGAAGTGGAGTAACGACGCCGAGCAACGGGGCTGTTGGAAGCCTTGTCGAGGTCTGCAATTGAAGCCAGCCAAGAAGTGTCGCGAGCAAGCCCGTAGGGTGGGTTAGCGAAACGTAACCCGCCACTTCTGCAACCGCGGAAATGGAAGAGGTGGGTTACGCCTTCGGCTAACCCCCCCTAATAAGCTGTTCACCCTACGCACCTAGTCTAGCCCGTCGGCATCCTCGTCTCGATCAGGCGCACCCAGTAGGAGGCGCCGTGGCCGAGGATGTTGTCGTTGAAGACGTAGGCCGGGTGGTGGCACTCGTTGCCGTCGCCCATGCCGACCAGGATCATCGCGCCGGGGCGCGCTTCCAGCATGAACGAAAAGTCCTCGGCGCCCATCATCGGGATGAACTTCTCGTTGACGCGCTCGGCGCCGACGATGTCGCGGGCGACTTCGGCGGCGATGCCGGCCTCGCGCGGATGGTTCATCGTCACCGGATACATGCGCGTGTACTTGGTCTCGGCCGAGCCGCCATAGGCGCGGGCGACGCTGTCGGCGACCTCGCCGATGCGGCGCTCGACGAGGTCGCGCACTTCGGGATCGAGCGTGCGCACCGTGCCGCTGAGCTCGGCGACCTCTGGGATGATGTTGAAGGCGGTGCCGGCGTGGAATTGCGTGATGGAGATGACAGCCGATTTCAGCGGATCGACATTGCGGGCGACGATCGACTGCAGCGCGTTGACGATCTGCGAGCCGATCAGCACGCTGTCGATCGACTTGTGGGGGCCTGCGCCGGCGTGGCCGCCCTTGCCGTGGACGGTGATCCGGATGTTGTCGGAGGAGGCGAGCATCGGGCCGGGCGTGGTCGCGAAATGGCCTTCGGCGAGGCCCGGCATGTTGTGCATGCCGTAGACCTCCTGGATGTTCCAGCGCGTCATCAGCCCGTCCTCGACCATGGCCTTGCCGCCGCCGCCGCCTTCTTCCGCCGGCTGGAAGATCACGATCGCAGTGCCGTCGAAATTGCGCGTCTCGGCGAGATATTTGGCGGCGCCTAGCAGCATCGCGGTGTGGCCGTCATGGCCGCAGGCGTGCATCTTGCCGGGAATTTTTGAGGCGTAAGGCACGCCCGACGTCTCCATGATCGGCAGCGCGTCCATGTCGGCGCGCAGGCCAATGGCCTTGCCGGAAGCCGACTTGCGGCCGCGGATCACGCCGACGACGCCGGTGCGGCCGATGCCGGTCACCACCTCGTCGCAGCCGAACTCGCGCAACTTGTCGGCGACGATGCCGGCGGTGCGATGGACTTCGTAGAGCAGCTCGGGATTCTCGTGGAAGTCATGGCGCCAGGCGGCCATTTCGTCGGAGAGGGCGGCGATGCGGTTGACGATGGGCATGAGGGCTCCGTCTCTGTGTTGTTGTAGCCCGGATGAGCGAAGCGACATCCGGGATCTTTGTGCGAGGCTTCCCGGGTATCGCTGCGCTCACCCGGGCTACGATTAGCGTATCGTCATTCCCCCGAACGACGAAAGGGATCAGCTCTCCCCGAACACGCGCTTGAAGATCGTGTCGACGTGCTTGAGGTGGTAGCCGAGGTCGAATTGCTCCTCGATCTCGGCGTCAGTGAGATACTTCTTCACCTCGGCGTCCTTCTTCAGGAGCTGGAGGAAGTCGCCTTCGCCGCGCCAGACCGGCATGGCGTTGCGCTGCACGAGCCTGTAGGCGTCCTCGCGGCTCGCGCCCTTCTGGGTCAAGGCGAGCAGCAGGCGCTGCGAATGCACGAGGCCGCCGAGGCGGTCGAGGTTCTTCTGCATGTTGGCGGGATAGACCAGCAGCTTGTCGATCAGGCCGGCCAGGCGCACCAGCGCGAAGTCGAGCGTCACGGTCGCGTCCGGGCCCATCATGCGCTCGGCGGAGGAGTGCGAGATGTCGCGCTCGTGCCAGAGCACGACGTTTTCCAGCGCCGGCGTCACATAGGCGCGCACCATGCGCGAGAGGCCGGTGAGGTTCTCCGACAGCACCGGGTTGCGCTTGTGCGGCATCGCGGAGGAGCCCTTCTGCCCTTCGGAGAAGAACTCCTCGGCTTCCAGCACCTCGGTGCGCTGGAGGTGGCGGATTTCCACCGCGAGGCGCTCGACGGAAGAAGCGATCACGCCGAGGGTCGAAAAATACATCGCGTGGCGGTCGCGCGGGATCACTTGCGTCGAGATCGGCTCCGGCGTCAGCCCCATCGCCTTTGCGACATGCTCTTCGACGCGCGGGTCGATCTGCGCGAAGGTGCCGACGGCGCCGGAGATGGCGCAGGTCGCGACCTCCTTGCGCGCCGCGACCAGGCGCTCCTTGGCACGCGAGAACTCGGCATAGGCATAGGCGAGCTTGAGGCCGAAGGTGACCGGCTCGGCATGGATGCCGTGGCTGCGGCCGATGGTCGGCGTCATCTTGTGCTCGAAGGCGCGCTTCTTCAGCGCCGCCAGCACCTTGTCGAGGTCGGCGAGCAACAGGTCGGCGGCGCGGGTGAGCTGGACGTTGAGGCAAGTGTCGAGCACGTCGGAGGAGGTCATGCCCTGGTGCACGAAGCGCGCCTCGGGGCCGACGATCTCGGCGAGATGGGTGAGGAAGGCGATGACGTCGTGCTTGGTCTCACGCTCGATCTCGTCGATGCGGGCGACGTCGAAAGTGGCGTTCTTCGCCTTCTCCCAGACCGTCTTGGCGGCCTGTTTCGGGATCGTGCCGAGCTCGGCCAGCGCGTCCGCCGCATGCGCCTCGATCTCGAACCAGATCTTGAACCGCGTTTGCGGCTCCCAGATCGAGGCCATTTCCGGGCGGGTATAACGGGGGATCATCTGACGGCTCCAAGAGGTGAGGCGGGGGCGCCCCGAGGGGGCGCGGCTCCGGCCAAAATGCTTTTTACGCCGCGATTTAGCAGAGCGGGGAGGGCGAAACAAACGGCCCGGCCCGGCAAACGGGGGACAGCCGGGCTTTTCCGCGCGAGCTGTCAATCACGAAAAGCTGACTGACAGATATTGAAATCTGTCATCGAGACGTGTATATCCCTTTTGGGACGCTCCGATTGGGCGTCTCGCGGTGACCTCCGGGGAGCCCGACATCCGAAACAAAGGCGGATCGAGGGACGCAAATGAGAGGTGAGGGCCGCGGATGAGTGGAGACTTACGACTATGACGACCGAAATCATCAATCTCACCGGTACGATTGGGCATTGGCTCAATTTGCTGGTAGCGCGCCAGATCGCGGCGCAGGCTGCAAAACTGCCTCATTGAGGCGAGAGCTTTCCGAAACGACCGGCAGGGGGCGCTTCGGAAGCAGCTCCATCGCCGGACGACCGAGCCCTCTAGTGGGAACATGGTGCTGGCATGAATGAAGCCGTTGTCTTGACGCCGGAGCGGATCCTCGAAGTGACTGAGGACGTGCTGCGGCGCTACGGACTTGCCAAGGCCACCGTGGTCGATGTTGCCCGTGCGCTCGATGTGAGCCACGGCAGCGTCTACCGCCATTTCCCCAGCAAGGCCTCGCTGCGCGAGGCCGTCGCAAAACGCTGGCTCGAGCGCATCGACGGACCGCTACGCCAGATCGCCGAGGACAGCGCAGGTCGTGCGCCGGAGCGGCTCGACCGCTGGCTGCGCACGCTTTTCGCCGCCAAGCGCGAGCGCGTCTGCGACGATCCCGAGATGTTCCAGACCTATCTGACGCTGGCGCGCGAAGCATGCGCCGCGGTGAAGTGCCACAAGGACGGGCTGATCGACCAGATGTCGGCGATCCTGGCCGACGGCGTGAAGCAGGGCATCTTCCACGTCAGCGATACCAAGACCACCGCCCGCGCGATCTTCGATGCCACCAGCCGCTTCCATCATCCGGCCCATGCCGACGAGTGGAAGGATGCCGATCTGCCGGCGCGCGTCGATGCGACGCTCGCGCTGCTGCTGCGCGGGTTGCAGGCCGCGTAGACCGCCACGCTCATTCCAAAGCACGTAACGCCTGCTTCACCCTCTCGCCTTGTGAAGAAGATTTCCATTGCCATGCGACGGCGAGGGAGCCGCGCGTCTTCGTGCGTGAACTGCCGCATCGGCCGATGGCACGACCGGCGGGCTTTCCGGGTACACATTGACAGCGATTTCGACTGTGTCCTTTGAGCGCTTTCGAAGGCGATAGAATGTCAGCTCCTGATCGAGCATGGGGCAGCGGAAATGAACGACGGCCGTATCCGGCAAGCGGCAAAGTTCGTCGATGAGCTCGCCTACTGTAATGATCGGGGGATGAGAGACTGCCTTGTGATTAGCCTTACTCATGGCGCAACTCCTTCACTCTGCTGCTAACCACAGCGCGACGGTGTCAGTTCCATTCCGGCACAGCTACAGCGTGGCATAAAGGTACGAACTGCGCACCTATCGCTACAGAGCTGATCCCAATCGCAAGCTGCGCGATCGCAATATGCCGAAGGGGTCTTCACGCGCAGCCAATCTGCGATAGGTCGCAAGGTCATCAAGCGTCGGGCCTTCCCCGCGTCTGACATTCGCGCCAGCAGCCGTTCCAAGGGGAATCGAGGTGCCGAGGCCGGCATAGAGATAATTGTCGCCGAACGCCTTCTTGAGGGCGGCAAATGTCGGCTCACCGGTGCAATGTCCCGGTACTATGATGTCGACCTTGAACCGTTCCTTCAAAGCGGTGACGACCTTCGCGATTGCTTCGTCCGGTGCGACGACGAGATGAAATCCGCCTGCGATGAGATGAATCTTGGGATTGATGGCGGTCGCCGCCTCGACGATGCGCTCGATCCCGGGATGCGAGCATCCGACGAGAAGGACTATTCCGTCTGCAGTGTCGGCGGCCAGGGACAGCTCCTTGAGTTCTTTGGTCCCTGGGGCGTCGGAGACCAGCGAGATCAGCGTGATGCCTGGCGCGATCTCGGTCGTCTGATCGATCAGTTCGAAATGTGCGTTGGCCCATGCTGAACCGAACTTCATCACCTCGGGCGGCTTGCCTGCGTAGTACCGCATCTCCGGTGGCAAGGCCTCGTCCTTCCGATAGAAGCTGGACGGCAGCGACGAGCCGTAGATGCCAAATCCCTCCTTGGGAGCATAGATCTTGACGGTCGGATTGACGCTCAGGACGTAGGACAGACCCGCCATGTGATCGGAGTGGCGGTGTGAAAGAACGACAAAGTCGAGGTCGGAGAGATTGACACCCTTGGCCTTCACGTTTGCCGCGAAGACGTCGGGGTTGTCGCCCGTATCGAACAAGATGCGCTTTCCCGCGATTTCGACCAGAGCCGAAAAGCCCCAGTCTTTCGTCATCGTGTCGTCTGTGCCGAAGGCGTCATAAAGAATGGTGATCTGATTTTTCGCCTCCGTCGTTGCGCTTTCAGCCGATGTGACCATCGAGAAAATGCCCGAGGCGATCAGTGCTGCAAGAAGACTGTCCCGGATGTTCATGGAGGCGTCTCCTGTTGTCTTGCAAAACTTACAACGGGAAAGAGGGCGGCTTCCGGAGAGCTGTTCAAAGGGCCCAGGTTGAAAAATTGGAGCCGATGGATAGTCGCTGGCCTTGCGCCAGATGTCATGCCTGGAAATGAGCTTAGCACGATCGAGAGAGACTGGATGAAATTCGTTGGGTGGCCGTCGAAAGTCAGATCTCGTCAGAGTTGCGTGCCTTAAGTGTCCATGAAACGGTAGCATATAGCCGGTCGCGGATTGACGAGGGCGCTTTAGATCTTCGTCAGCCCATACGTTGCTGCCAGGCGCACCAGTTGCGCGTCCGTGCGCGCGCCGGTCTTGGCCTTGATCAAATAATGGTAGTTCTGGACCGTCTTCACACTGAGATTGAGGTGCGAGGCGATCTGCTCGGTCGTCGCGCCGCCGGCGAACTGACGCAAAATCTCGATTTCGCGTTCACCCAATTGGTCCAGCACCGAACCGGTCGGCGCGAGGCTGTCCTCGGCCAGCACATGCGCGATGTCGTCGCTCATGGCGCGCTCGCCGCGGGCGACGCTGCGGATCGCCGTGACGACAGCGGACGGCTCGCTGCTCTTGGTGACGAAGCCGCTGGCGCCGGCGCTGAAGGCGGCTTTCACCAGCACCGCCTCGTTGTGCATGGTGAAGACCAGAATCCGCGCACGCGGGCTGCGGGCGCGGATGTTGCGGATCGCCTCCAGCCCGCTCGCGCCGGGCATCGAGATGTCCATCACGACGACGTCGGGATCATGTGTCTTGAAGGCGGCATAGGCGTCCGCGGCGTTGTCGGCTTCCGCCACGACACGGAGGTCGCCCTGGCTCTCCAGCACGCGCCGATAGCCCTGTCGCACGATCGGATGGTCGTCGACCAGCAGCACGGAGATGCCTGTTGTCGCAACCTCGGTCATGCCGGCCTCACGCCGCGAGCGGGATCGTGGCGGCCACGCTGAGCCCGCGCGTTGCAGGGAGGATCGACAGCGAGCCGCCGGCCGCCGCAACGCGCTCGCGAATGCCGGTGAGGCCAAAGCCTGCGGAGCGCGCCACCTGCTCGGCATCGCCGCCGCCGTCATCCTCCACCCGGATCACGAGCGCATCGTCTGCGCCGGAACGGCGCTCGATCCGCAACGAGATCTCGCGCGCCGCGCTGTGGCGCAGCGCATTGGTCAGGCATTCCTGGGCGACGCGATAGGCGGCGGTGGCGGCCGGGCCGCTGATGTCGGTGAGGTCGCCCTTGAGATCGAGCTGGATCGTCGGCTGCGTCGCGCTCTGCGAGCGCCAGCTATCGACGAGATTGACGAGGCTCGCCTCCAGCCCGAGCTCCTCGGGCAGGGGATTGCGCAGCCGCTTCAGCGTATCGCGCAGCGAGGCCATGATGCGGTGGGTGGCCTGCGAGATCACGCGCGCGTCCTGCGCAATGCCGTTGTCCTTGCTCTCCTTTGCGCTCGCCGTCTCGATCGTGTTGGCGAACGCCAGGATGGCCGACAGGTTCTGCCCGAACTCGTCGTGGAGCTCGCGCGCGAGCGCGCGGCGTTCGTCGTCGCGGATCTCGATCAGCCGCCTTGTCAGGGCCGCGCGCTGCTCGGTCGCCTCTTCCAGCCGGGCG
The DNA window shown above is from Bradyrhizobium sp. CB1650 and carries:
- a CDS encoding caspase family protein, producing MFIFTVWLACGSAHAEKRVALVIGNSAYKSVPRLANPVSDAGLIGGVFRRAGFDTVDVKQDLSGAEMRKALREFGTRTRDADVAVVYYAGHGMEVDGNNYLIPTDAALETDTDVYDEAFPLDRVLVAIEPAKQLRLVILDACRDNPFAKTMKRTVASRAIGRGLAKIEPTSPNTMIAFAAKAGSTASDGDSKNSPFATALADHLPKPGLDLRKAFGFVRDDVLKATGNKQEPFVYGSLGGDDVALVPAKPVAAGPQANPQDSVRRDYELALQAGLREAWEAFLQAYPDGFYANLARVQLKKIAAEEERAAATEKARLAEQEKTRLASERAQKAELERAAAAAKAAEDARIAAEKAKQIEQAKAEAAEQQRKAAEAAAAKALAEKQAAEKAKAELAARQVAEKASAEQTAKQTADRQMPEGESQKVAALSPAPTSNLSAADLAKSVQSELRRVGCLSAAADGDWSAASQRSLTLFNKYAGTKFDVKLASIDALDALKAKPGRVCPLVCNFGFKADGDQCVKITCRAGYRVGDDNECEKIQEKKPVATREDSRRRDNERKQSDAAPPPPQASGQMVCNNAGCRPVGRGCRLVQHTGAIGAGTGYGTSTVGTKEVCN
- a CDS encoding caspase family protein → MKAYRLIAFLIFATWLVCTPAQAEKRVALVIGNSAYKSAPRLANPANDAALVGEMFRKAGFDTVDVKVDLNAADMRRMLREFAGKVRDADMAVIYYAGHGIELDGNNYLIPTDAMLETDGDVLDETVALDRALFAVEPAKRLRLVILDACRDNPFAKTMKRTVASRAIGRGLAKIEPTSPNTMIAFAAKAGSTASDGDSRNSPFASALVERLPTPGLDLRKAFGFVRDDVLKNTSYKQEPYVYGSLGGDDVPLVPAKPVVAGPQANPDSEIRRDYELALQLGTRDVWTAFLNRYPSGFYTDLAKAQLSRIAAEDARAAAAEKARQAEEEKARLAADRAKKAEQEKAAAAAKAAEDARLAAEKAKQVEEAKAAAAEQRRKDAEAAAAKVLADKLAAEKALADKLASDKAAAELAAKQAAEKQASANAEQKVAAVAPSSTPPAMSPQEMTKLVQSELRRVGCLTASADGNWNASSQRSLTLFNKYAGTKFDAKLASIDALDALKAKPGRVCPLVCDHGFRADGDQCAKITCRAGYRVNDDNECEKVQDKKPPVATRDDNSRRDTERKQMESAPPKREAKPSGQIYCNSAGCRPVRSGCRLETYRSGVTTPSNGAVGSLVEVCN
- a CDS encoding M20 family metallopeptidase, which encodes MPIVNRIAALSDEMAAWRHDFHENPELLYEVHRTAGIVADKLREFGCDEVVTGIGRTGVVGVIRGRKSASGKAIGLRADMDALPIMETSGVPYASKIPGKMHACGHDGHTAMLLGAAKYLAETRNFDGTAIVIFQPAEEGGGGGKAMVEDGLMTRWNIQEVYGMHNMPGLAEGHFATTPGPMLASSDNIRITVHGKGGHAGAGPHKSIDSVLIGSQIVNALQSIVARNVDPLKSAVISITQFHAGTAFNIIPEVAELSGTVRTLDPEVRDLVERRIGEVADSVARAYGGSAETKYTRMYPVTMNHPREAGIAAEVARDIVGAERVNEKFIPMMGAEDFSFMLEARPGAMILVGMGDGNECHHPAYVFNDNILGHGASYWVRLIETRMPTG
- the purB gene encoding adenylosuccinate lyase, which gives rise to MIPRYTRPEMASIWEPQTRFKIWFEIEAHAADALAELGTIPKQAAKTVWEKAKNATFDVARIDEIERETKHDVIAFLTHLAEIVGPEARFVHQGMTSSDVLDTCLNVQLTRAADLLLADLDKVLAALKKRAFEHKMTPTIGRSHGIHAEPVTFGLKLAYAYAEFSRAKERLVAARKEVATCAISGAVGTFAQIDPRVEEHVAKAMGLTPEPISTQVIPRDRHAMYFSTLGVIASSVERLAVEIRHLQRTEVLEAEEFFSEGQKGSSAMPHKRNPVLSENLTGLSRMVRAYVTPALENVVLWHERDISHSSAERMMGPDATVTLDFALVRLAGLIDKLLVYPANMQKNLDRLGGLVHSQRLLLALTQKGASREDAYRLVQRNAMPVWRGEGDFLQLLKKDAEVKKYLTDAEIEEQFDLGYHLKHVDTIFKRVFGES
- a CDS encoding TetR family transcriptional regulator, with product MNEAVVLTPERILEVTEDVLRRYGLAKATVVDVARALDVSHGSVYRHFPSKASLREAVAKRWLERIDGPLRQIAEDSAGRAPERLDRWLRTLFAAKRERVCDDPEMFQTYLTLAREACAAVKCHKDGLIDQMSAILADGVKQGIFHVSDTKTTARAIFDATSRFHHPAHADEWKDADLPARVDATLALLLRGLQAA
- a CDS encoding MBL fold metallo-hydrolase, translating into MNIRDSLLAALIASGIFSMVTSAESATTEAKNQITILYDAFGTDDTMTKDWGFSALVEIAGKRILFDTGDNPDVFAANVKAKGVNLSDLDFVVLSHRHSDHMAGLSYVLSVNPTVKIYAPKEGFGIYGSSLPSSFYRKDEALPPEMRYYAGKPPEVMKFGSAWANAHFELIDQTTEIAPGITLISLVSDAPGTKELKELSLAADTADGIVLLVGCSHPGIERIVEAATAINPKIHLIAGGFHLVVAPDEAIAKVVTALKERFKVDIIVPGHCTGEPTFAALKKAFGDNYLYAGLGTSIPLGTAAGANVRRGEGPTLDDLATYRRLAAREDPFGILRSRSLRLGSAL
- a CDS encoding response regulator transcription factor, translating into MTEVATTGISVLLVDDHPIVRQGYRRVLESQGDLRVVAEADNAADAYAAFKTHDPDVVVMDISMPGASGLEAIRNIRARSPRARILVFTMHNEAVLVKAAFSAGASGFVTKSSEPSAVVTAIRSVARGERAMSDDIAHVLAEDSLAPTGSVLDQLGEREIEILRQFAGGATTEQIASHLNLSVKTVQNYHYLIKAKTGARTDAQLVRLAATYGLTKI
- a CDS encoding histidine kinase; translated protein: MRLVLQLVARLLLIVALCLGAATVWATFDAYRSVDRATAASAQRLAKALEALYWRELLLRSSRMREHLLPVPDWRTLETMKLISPGVCVEFQPAAAFEKPLCGQNQGIGKAPPRWFAAIVPTFLGSHAEAVRPVSPRAAAAGTVVATPDEAAAISLAWEYILNVIDVALLMSAAIALLASLAIAHTLAPARAIVTALQRMARGQYRTPLPRFRSMELAMIGEAVGELGARLEEATEQRAALTRRLIEIRDDERRALARELHDEFGQNLSAILAFANTIETASAKESKDNGIAQDARVISQATHRIMASLRDTLKRLRNPLPEELGLEASLVNLVDSWRSQSATQPTIQLDLKGDLTDISGPAATAAYRVAQECLTNALRHSAAREISLRIERRSGADDALVIRVEDDGGGDAEQVARSAGFGLTGIRERVAAAGGSLSILPATRGLSVAATIPLAA